The nucleotide sequence GAGAATGAGCGTCAAGTTCGCCATTCGAGGTGAAAAACAGGGACACATCGGGACCAAAGAAGTTCCAAGGGTCAAGCCCCTGCCCGAACAATCCTGTAGCTTCCTTAATCCCAAGTATACCTTCGATTCCTTCGTTATTGGGGCGGGTAATAGATTTGCCCATGCCGCTGCTCTGGCCGTCGCCGAAAAACCATCTCAGGCCTATAACCCGCTTTTCATCTACGGTGGCGTCGGGCTCGGGAAAACCCATCTTCTTCAAGCCATCGGCCACTATGTCGCGCGCCACTATCCGCATTTGAAAGTGAAATATGTCTCCTCCGAGAAGTTCACCAATGACTTCATCAACTCGATCAGGGACAAGGATAAAATAGTTGGATTCCAAAAAAGATATAGGGATAACGATGTCCTTTTGGTCGACGATATCCAATTTTTAGAGAACAAAGAGGCCACTCAGGAAGAGTTCTTCCACACCTTCAACACCCTATACGAGGCAGGTAAGCAGATTGTAATCTCCAGTGATCGGCCTCCTAAAGACATAGCTACACTTGAGGCTAGGTTAATATCCCGGTTCGAATGGGGTCTTATAACCGACATCCAGCCACCGGACTTGGAGACAAGGATAGCCATCCTCCGCAAAAAGGCAGAGATACAAAGTTTGGAGATTCGCGATGAGGTTTTGGAGTACATAGCTTCAAAGATACAGTCCAATATCAGGGAGTTGGAGGGGGCACTGATTAGAATCATCGCTTACTCATCTTTAACTAAGAGCGAGATAAACCTGGGTCTTGCCCAAGAAGTACTGAAGGATATTTTCCCCGATGGTGAAAGCAGACCAATAACCATTCAAACCATTCAAGAAGAGGTATGTAAATACTATAACATCTCAAAGTTTGAATTGATAAGTGATAAAAGGTCACAGTCAATTGTCTATCCTAGACAAATCGGAATGTATTTAGCTCGGGAATTGACCGATTTGTCCTTACCAAAAATCGGGGAGAAATTTGGTGGAAGAGATCACACCACGGTATTGCATGCAAATTTGAAAATTGAAAAGCTCATCAACGAACAACGAGAGGTGTATAACCAAATACAGGAGCTAACAAATAGGATTAAACAGAAGACTTAATAAAGTTGTTTATTAGTTGTGTATAGAATGGTGAAAGGTGGGGAAAATTATTTTTTCTTC is from Actinomycetota bacterium and encodes:
- the dnaA gene encoding chromosomal replication initiator protein DnaA, with the translated sequence RMSVKFAIRGEKQGHIGTKEVPRVKPLPEQSCSFLNPKYTFDSFVIGAGNRFAHAAALAVAEKPSQAYNPLFIYGGVGLGKTHLLQAIGHYVARHYPHLKVKYVSSEKFTNDFINSIRDKDKIVGFQKRYRDNDVLLVDDIQFLENKEATQEEFFHTFNTLYEAGKQIVISSDRPPKDIATLEARLISRFEWGLITDIQPPDLETRIAILRKKAEIQSLEIRDEVLEYIASKIQSNIRELEGALIRIIAYSSLTKSEINLGLAQEVLKDIFPDGESRPITIQTIQEEVCKYYNISKFELISDKRSQSIVYPRQIGMYLARELTDLSLPKIGEKFGGRDHTTVLHANLKIEKLINEQREVYNQIQELTNRIKQKT